The genomic stretch TAACCTGGCAAAATCGACACTCAGGTTTTCGCTTTAGTAATACGTCTGCCCGTTGAAAGAAATccgttgaaagaaaaaaatcactcagaCTTGACTGCTTTTGACTTTTTAGTCccctttctcagttttttttttcgaAAAGATGTATACGTTTTACATTCTATATTATATACCGTTGTCTGTGTTGCTGTGTAAACTTTGTCAGCGTCTTATTTTATTAGTGTATCTGCTGTGCTCTTCTTAATCCTTCCCTTGATGTTGGCCATTTAAGGTCTTTCCGATTTTACGCTGTTATAAATAACATTGCAGCGGACATCTTCATGCACAGTTGTTTTCACATTTAGGATTGTTTTCATAATGGGATTTTTGTCCGAAGAGTAAGAACATCAAAATAAACTGCCACGTGTTGACCGTTGCGCTGCCCGGCACGTGCGTGAGGGCTAGCACGGCCCCGGTCTGGTTTGCCCACCTGCAGgcctcaggatggggctggggaagcacactttgggggtgaggggagcccACAGAGTGCTGTGCCGGGACGCTGTGCGAGACACTGCCTGCGAGGGTGGCCTGTATGGCATCAGCTGCCCCCAGGGTGGGGTAGGGCTAATTCTAGGCACTTCAGGCTCTGGGGGAACCCCCAGGCAAAGGTGGAGAGCAGCTGGAACCCACCGAAGTGGCAGGGGGCTGGGGACGTGGGCGGGACACCCAGAGTGGCGGCTCCAGTGCCTTTCTACGCAAAGCGCCTAAAGACATTCCAGGAGTTTCTCCTCCCGTCTGGACCGCCACCCGCCCTCCCACCGGTCTCTGCTTGGGCTCTCCACTTCTGCGCCGGTCTGTCCCAAGGCCTCTGGCTAGGTGGAGGGTCTCCCGCGGgcctccagccctccccaccGGTTTCTGCTCAGACACCACCTGACGCCCCTGACTCCTGAGCAGGCCTCGCCGAGAAGAGGTTTCTCTAGTTTCTGGCGTCACAGACCCGCCCGGGACAGTGCTGGGAGCGGCCCTTTTGAGAACCTCCCTCATCATCCTCAGCGAGGACcgaggcccagaggagggaaTGACTTGTCAGGCCAGGCCTGGTGGCAGCCGAGCCAGAGTCTAAACCCAGGTCCCTCACTGTGACTCACGCCGCATAAGGCCGCTCCTGAGCTGACTTGTCTGCGGCGGTCGGCAAAGGAGCCCCTGGTGGCCCGCGGGGACCCGGGGCCTGTGCAGCCGCAGTTGGGTGGGCTGGGGCGTCCCAGGGAAGGAGGTGGCCCTGTGCGTCTGCTCGGTTTGAGGACTTCCTGGCTGTTTCTCACCCAGGTACCGGGGCGCTGGGGGAGTTTCATGCTTTCATTGTCTCGGATCTGCAAGAGCTCCGGGGTCGGGCTGGTCAGAGCATCCTGCTGCTGCGGATTCAGAACCCCTGGGGCCGGCGGTGTTGGCAGGGGCCCTGGAGAGAGGGGTGAGTGTGGGCCGGGGTGTACTCTGGGTCCTCGTGCTGGTCTTGCGGGGGGAGGGGTGCGGGGCCCGAGGGGCAGCCCAGAGCCGCCTTGACCGCGTGCGCGCCTGGCGTCCAAGGCCGGGCCGTGGTCAGGACAGGGTTTGGTTTCGCTCTCCTGCTCGTGGGCCACCGTGCTCTCTGCTCGGCCCCAGATGGCCTGTTGAGGCCGGCTTAGCGCCGGGCCCTGCGGCCCAGGTGACCCGGGGCGGTCGGGGCCTGTCCTGAGGGCACCCACGGACTGGTGGATGCCCTGCCGGGCTGCAGGTGACAGAGACCCACGGAACGCCTGCACCCAGCCCTCAGCTCAGCTTCGAGACCTGGACCGGGACCGCTCCCCTTCGCCGGCCCAGGGTCGCAGCGCGCGACCggcagcccccccacccccccgacccCCGTCATCCACTCAGCCCGGCAGGGGGGCCTCCTGCCCTGCTGCTGGGGCGCTGCTGTCGCTCCCAGGCGGGAGGCCTCGGCTGAAGGGAGCTTCCTTCCAGGGGTGAAGGGTGGAGCCGGCTGGAGTCGGCGGCCCAGTCTGAGCTGCTGTCGCAGCTCCAGGAGGGGGAGTTCTGGGTGGAGGAGGACGAGTTTCTGCGGGAGTTTGACGAGGTCACCATTGGCTTCCCCATCACGGAGGCTGGCCACCTGCGGAGCCTCTACTCAGGTAAGGGAGGCCTGCGCCCTGGGGGGGGCCTCGCGGGGACGCAGTGGCCCGGACGGACTGGCCTCTGAAGTCAGGGCGTGAGCGGGCACCGCGTCCCACCGCGCGGCGCCTGGGCACCCCTCTTGCCCCTTGGCTTCTCTTCAGGGCGGAGCGACGGTCAcatccccacctgccctgggggGACAGGCGGCGGGGTGGGCGGCCCCTGCTAGTGCGGGGGACCGTGTCCCTGCGGCTGACGTGGGGGTCCCCGCCCAGGAAGGGCGCTGTGCCGCACGCAGGAGCTGCCCGGGGCCTGGGTCAAGGGCCAGTCGGCGGGAGGCTGCCGGAACAACAGCGGCTTCCCCAGCAACCCCAAGTTCTGGCTGCGGGTCTGCGAACCCAGCGAGGTATACATGGCCGTCCTGCAGAGACCGCAGCTGCGCACGGCCGGCCACCCAGGCAGGGACTACCAGGCCGTGGGCCTGCACGTTTGGAAGGTAACCTGCCCGGGCCTGGCACCCCGCTCTGTGGGATATGCAGGCACAGAGATGAGGAGGCCTGAGCCCCAGGAGCCCCCGACGTGCCCCTCGCGCCCCCGGCTGTCCTCCCACAGGCCCCGCTCAGATCTGAGTCCGCAGGACTCACCTCCCTCCGCCTGGCCCAGGGTGTGCCCTTTGGCCAAAGGCGAGCTACCCAGAAGCAGCCGTTAGCAGAGCTGGCAGAGGTGTAGGAGGGCTGCTGGGGGCAGCCCGGGCCCTCCCTCAGTCCCTCCCCACGAAACGGGCATGGGGACGTTGTGCCCTCGTGCGTTGTCTGAGGGTAGGTCTGTGGCTCCCGATGGAGACCCCTGTCCTGCTCTCCGCGGGGACAGGAGGGTGGCCGACAGAGGACCGCGCCGCCCCTTGCCTTGCCCCGTCGCTTGGTTTTTAACCCTGTGTGTCCTGACGGGGTCTGACAGCTCACGCCGCACTGTCCCCCGTCCCTGTGCGGCCACGGCCTGCCTGGCGTTCCTTTGCTCTGGCAGAAACTGCCGGCCGGCCGTTCGCCCGGCAGCCCCCAGGTTGTATCGGCCACCTGCCTTTGCAGGCCCCCGTGGGGGACGGAGCCGCTGACCCCAGGGCTGAGGGGAAGGCCCGGGTTcaccgggggggcgggggaggggacccGTAGGCCTGGGCGCTTCGAGGGGGGCCCTTCGGTGACGGGTGCACGCGGGCCTCCCCTGCAGGTGGAGAAGCGGCGGGTCAGCCTGCCCAGGGCCCTGTCCGCGCCCCCCGTGGCGGGCACCGCGTGCCACGCGTACGACCGCGAGGTCCACCTGCGCTGTGAGCTCGCCCCGGGCTACTACCTGGCCGTGCCCAGCACCTTCCTGAAGGACGTGCCAGGGCAGTTCCTGCTCCGGGTCTTCTCCAGCGGGAGAGTCTCCCTCAGGTGAGGGCGGCGGgcgggccaggggctggggcagggccgcGTGCGTTCGCGCCACGGCCGCCTCCTGTGCTTGTCTCCCCGGCAGCGCCATCCAGCCGGCAGCCCAGAGCGCTGCCCCCCGGGAGGCCCTGCCCGCGGGCGAGTGGGAGACCGTGAGGCTGCGGGGCTCCTGGAGAGTCGGCCGGACGGCGGGGGGCAGCCGGAACTTTGCCTCCTACCCCAGCAACCCCCGCTTCCCCCTCTCGGTGCCGGAGGGCGCGGGCCCCCGCTGCGTCCGCATCACCCTGCGCCAGCACTGCCGCGACCACGAGGGCCTCCCCATCGGCTTCCACGTCTTCCAGGCAGGCGCCCCTGCTCCCGGGCGTCCGGGTGGGGTGAGCCGGGGTCGGGGAGAGAGGCCCCCCGGGGTCTGTCCGCGTCATCCGGTCGCACGCAAGACTCATTGCTAGGTTTCCTGAAGTCCGTAGCTCACTGGGGGTCACAGCTCAGCTCAGGCGGCCCCTCGTCCGCTCGCCCGGGCTCAGAGCAGCTGGACGCTGTGTCCTGAGccgcccccagccctgcaccTCCAGCCAGGAGGCCCGGCGGGGCGCAGAGGATGCCGTCGTCCAGCAGGAGCCGCCCTGAGGCCGCATGAGTCCTCCCCGCCCCAAACCCCTGCCTGAGCCTGGAGCCAGCgagggccagggcctggggaccggcaggaaagggagggaggggaggcccgCGCCCGCCCAGATGCGATGACGGTCGCGCGCCGAGGGAGGGTcttcagaaggagaagacagagctgGGGGCGAGGAGCGGAGAGCGAGGCCGAGGTGCGGGGCCGAATCCCGGgcagtggggcggggggtggcctTCGGGAGCTCGGGGCCGTGTGCCGGTTGTCCCCGCAGAGGAGAGCCTGCCCCCCGGGGGCATGTGGGCCTGAAGCTCTACCCACGGGTGGCAGGAGACCGTGGAGGCCAGGCGAGGGCCAGGGAGTCACAAACGCCGCCCCGAGCGCCTTCCCCGGCCTCAGTCTGCTCTTCCTCTCCCGGCACGCGAGCAGGATGCACCTAGCGGACGTGTCgctggaggaagtggggaggtGAAGTGCCAGAGGTCAGAGGTCGCAAACCCAGATCCCATGGTGACAGTGTGGCTCCCCTGCTCCTTCTGGGGACCCCGCTTCAAGATGGGCTTGGGCAGCGGCAGGTGCCCGAGGAGGGTATGGGCTGGAGGACGGCCCGGAGCTGTGCCGTCAGGGGCCCGTCGTGGGGCTGGGCACGCTTGGCCTGCGGTACAGACgacgtgggggaggggagggtcggCTCTTCCCTGAGGAGGTTCTGTGCCCTCAGGATCCCAACGGCTGAGGACGCACCCTGGAGCCTCGCTCCAGCGCAGGCCACCCCTGGGGTACTCCCCCGGCGCTTCGAGAAaagggccggggccggggccaaAGAGAtgagccccagggcaggggcttGCGCAGTGGGGCCTCCTGGTGCCCAGGGTCTTAATGCCCCCACCTAGCTCCTCCAAGCGGCCACCCTGAAGGCTGGGCTGTGCCCTGGGGCGCGAGGGGCCCTGGGCTCTTCCCCTGAGAGCCCCAGGCAGAGCTTCTCGGGGCCCAGAAGCTGGGGCTGCACTGCCAGCCCCTGGAGGACGTGAGGGCGGGCCTCCTTCTGGGGCCCTCGGGTGCTGGGGCCCCGGCGAGCGGCGAGTCCGGCTTCGGGGGCCTGGCGTGCGTGACCAGGTCCAAGCAGACTGCACCGGGCTGCTCCCAACCCAGGGCAGTGCTGCCTGGGAAGGGAGCGAGGCCAAGGCTGAGATAGGGGACTGGCCTTCGCCGTCCTGGCGGGCACAGCCGATTTGGTCCGCCCACGGGCAGGCCGCCCGGTCTGAGCCCGGGCCTCCCCCAGGTCCCAGCGGACGGCGGGGGCCAGGATGCGCCCTCCTTGCTGCTCCAGGAGCCTCTGCTGAGCTGTGTGCCGCACTGCTACGCCCAGGAGGTCAGCCGGCTCTGCCACCTGTCCCGGGGGACCTACTGGATCGTGCCCTCCACCTACCTGCCGGACACAGAGGGGGCCTTCACAGTGACCGTAGAGACCAGAATAGACAGGTGGGGCGCCGGggccgtgcgtgtgtgtgtgtcggtcCGGGGGCCGTGGTCCTCAGCATCTTAGCGCCCCTGGTTCTCTCCCGCCTGCCCCACACAGCCCAGCTCTCCCTGTGCTGGCAGAGCCCAGAGGCCCGTGGGAGGAGAGTGCGCCGTCTAGAGAGCAGACGGGCCTGGAGCGCGGCTGCCTCTCCAAGCGCGCGGGGAGGGACCCAGAGGGGTGACAGCGGTGTCTTCTCCCACAGGCGCTCCATTCACAGCCAGGAGATGCTGGGGCAGCTCCTCAAGGAGGTGCGTATGGGGCCTGGGAGGGCCCAGCTCACTCTGCTTGCCCTGGGcctcctggggccctggggcctcCTGAGGCCCTGGGTCTTAATGCCCCCACCTAGCTCCTCCAAGCGGCCACCCTGAAGGCTGGGCTGTGCCCTGGGACACGAGGGGCCCTGGGCTCTTCCCCTGAGAGCCCCAGGCAGAGCTTCTCGGGGCCCAGAAGCTGGGGCTGCACTGACAGCCCCTGGAGGATGTGAGGGCGGGCCTTCACCCCTCCGACCAGGGCAGCGCCGCCAGCCCTCCATCTCCTCCCGCAGGCCTCCTTCGTGGCAGTGATGAAAGCCTAACCGGGTGACCCTGCGTGTCGGCTCCAGTGACCGGGGGTCTGAGAGGCTCCCAGTGGCCCACACGCCAGTGCCGCGGCGGCCAGGCCTGAGCGGGTCCTGGCAAAGAGTCCCCGTCCTGGCAGGTGCTGCAGGAAGGGCAAGAAAAACTCAGCGTGGGCGCCTTCGTTCCACGCCGCTGAGCCGACAGAGCCTCCCTGAAATTCTCCGCGCCCCGTCTCCCTGGCCCCGGAGAGAGGCCTTTCGGCGCATCGGGACAGATCTTGTTTAAAGCTATTTATTAGAAACGTTTTTAGGATGTAACTTTATAAATAAACATTAGCACTGAGCAGCTTCCAGCTGGGTCCTGGTTCGGGTAGCCAGCGGCTTCCTTGGCTGTCACTGGGGGAGCAGGTGAGGGGCTCCCGCCCGGCTGCTGAGACACGGGGGGTGACCAGGTGGCCCgagaggggcagggctggtgaaggggaggaggaggcgggTAGCGAGAAGAGAAGATTGGAGGGCGGCACACGGCAGTCCGCGAGTGGCCGGAGCAGCACGGTGCCATCGACTCGCCGTGCACGCCGGGCCGCCCACCTGGCTGCCTTCGAGTCATCCGGTCTGCCGGCCGACGGGCGCTGGTGTGAGTGTGCTGCCGCCAGCCCAGCGGCCTCCTGCTTCCTTCTAGGAGGTGCGGGCGGGATGAGGTCCTCTGCTCTTGACTTGGGAGGGCATAGCCCGCAGGCCTCTGGCCCCCGGACCCCTCAACCCCTAGCCATTTCTGGTGCCCCGATCTTGGCCTGGTTTGTCTCCTGCCCCATCTTGCTCTTCTGACTTCAACACCGTGTCGTCACCATGACTGGGGCGTCTAGCCAGTTGGGTCTCTTTGTCCTGTATCACAGCATAGTTTCTTGGGAAAAACCGCCAGCGCCTATTCCATTGGGCGAAAGCGTGGGCCGTTCCTCATCTTTCCTGACTCGCTCGGTCACAGAGCACCGCCGTGCCTGACGCTGCCCTCGGGGAGCGGGAGTTGTCCTGGGAAAGCCGAGTTCTGAGTCAGATGGAGCTAGGATGGGACCACCGCCGTGTCTTCGCAGACGCGGGGGCGGGGCGTCCCAGGCTCCGCCCTCCCCCGAGGTGCCGTTTGTGATTTGTTGTCTGGGGTGGGTGATGGTTTCAGTCTCGCCCTTGGCCTTCCGGACTGGCGTCTCTGACCCCAGAGAGGGTGTTGGTCATTTGCACGTGTGAATCCCAGTTACATGCTTGGGGACCAGGAGGTGACGCCATTGCCCGCTGGGAGCCGGTCCTGGCAAGAGTCCACTGTCAACAGCCTCCTGGGTCCCCCCCTGGCAGGGCCCATGAACATGCGCCAGAGGTCGGGGTCCACTCAGGACCTGAATGCCCAGCGGTTCTCAAACGTCTGGgcgtcccctccctctccctgggcaCAGCCAAGGAGTAGAGGGCCTAGGGGCCAGGTGGGTGGGGGCATCTGGGCGAGTCTGTTGTGCACACTTGCTGTTGGAGGAGGGTCCTTCCTCTTGGAGCCCGGCCACCTCTGCAGTCAGTGGGCCCAGGCCTGGCTCTCTCTGCCCTGCAGCTGGAGCTTCTTCATGAGTGACCAGAGGCGGCCTCACACCTGGCCCCCAGCCACCTGCCCTGTCGCCCTGCTGTCCGTGTATCTCAAACCCCCGGAAGGGACGAGACCACCACCTGTGCCACCAGAGGCGGGCCCCTGTCGCCAGGCGCAGTGGGTGATCCAGCTCCAAACCCCAGGGTATCAACTCTTCTTGGACCTCGGAGGCCGACACGAAAACAAGTTTGGGGTGCAGGCTGTTtacaagggaaggagaggaggtctGACACGTGCATCCAGAGTCCCACATGGGGCTTCAACGCAGGGTGTTTACACCCCGCCCGGCTCGGTCTCCCTGGCAGGTTAGCCCTCGGGTGTCCTTAGAAGAGGTAGCAGAGCTTCACGTGGGGACACAGAAGGTGGCCTTCTGCAAGCCAGGACGGGGGCCTCCGCCAGGAACCAAATTGGCCAGTGCATTGACCTTGCGCTTGCAGCTTCCAGGATTGGGAGAAATCGGTGTCTGTGGTTAAGCCTCCGAGCCTGCGGTGTTTTGTCCTGGCAGCGACTGAGACAGGCCGCTCCTGATTCTTGAGCCGCGGCCGCAGGCCTCCCTGGGGTGGACTTTCCCTCTCAGCCTCCGCAGGGTGCGTGCGCGCTGTCTGCAGCTGCCACCGCCCGGAAGAGCTCGGCCCCGAGAtcgcctggggtggggaggggtgcctCCAGGCCCACACGCCCCTGCCCAGCCTCAAAGCCCTTCTGCAGTCGGCCAGCTCACCCGACGGCCCCGCTGGGCGACCAGTTTCACTGGCAGCCAGCTGTGTGCCGGACACCTCTCGGGCCAGTCTGGGGCTCCCTGCGCCACCGGGGCGGCCTGGGGAGGCCTCCTGGGGGCGCACTTGAGCTGGGCCACCGCGTCTCATCTCTTGTCATCCACTgatccccttcccttccccacttgCTTCGCTTAGAGGCACTTCATTTACGTGAAaatagagaaagccagtgcaccGCCTCACCCCCTGAGGGTTCAGACAGGGGCCCCGCGGAGCGCCACCCTTCCAAGGGGGCCTGAAAAGTAAAATGCCGCCAACTGCCCCGCCACCATCGGCCTCCCACCCTGGGCAAGGCGCCAGGACTCCCAGAACCCCAGAGGACAGGGGTGGGCCTTCCCGGGGCACAGGGCGGGACGCTGCCGGCTTCTCCCCAGGAGCCCGTGGGGTGACTCACGGGTCCCCTCGGCCAGACACCCTCGCTGTGCCCGTCTGGGGAGAGTCCCGGTCCCTCGCTGGGCGAGGGCCCCGTCTGGGTCCCGCGGCGGGGTCGTTTGAAGGCCAGGACCGCGGCGGCCGCTGCAGATGGGAAGGCGCCCGCCACCTGGGCTTCTAGGCCACAGCTGGCGCAGCGGGCGCTGGCCTTGTCTACTGAGCCAGAGGAAGCAGAGTCTGGGCCCTGAGAGGCAGGGCGCCGTCGGGGGTGGCCTCCGTGCCCCAGGCACCAGGCCCCCTCCTGCCATCAGCCCCAGGCTTGCGCCAGCTGTTACAGCATCCCTTCGTAGGGGCCACCCAGCGGCCAAGCTGAAGGGGGCCCTTCCCCAGGCCAGCCTCAGGAGCCGGGCAGGCCCAGCTCCACTCCACGCGGTCACCTCCTAGCTGAGCCGCCGCCAGAGCAGCTTGTGTTCTCTGGGCTCCAGTGTCCTCGCCCTCCAGGCTCTGGCCACACCGACAGGGTGGCCCGTGTCCGCGCTCTGGCCCTATGGTTTGCCCTGGAGTCCGGGGTCTGGATGCGTCTGCTCGGGTGGGGTCCGGCTCAGCCCAGGTCTGCCGACGAGGGGAGTGAAGGAAGGGGAGCTGCTCCCTGAGGTCTTCCAGGGTCTGAGCCCGTCCAGCTGCGGTGGCCACGCCCCCTCCCGCCCATGGTGGAACTCCTGATGCGTTAGAAACCCCGGGCCTTGTCTCATATCGTGTCTGATGCTGGCCCCCAGGCCCAGCGCAGGATCCCCCGGGTGGAGGGGGGTTGCAGAAGGCAGGGCCCCCGCAGGCTCTGGGGCCCCAGGGGCGCCCACTGCTGCCTCAAGCCTCCACTATATTGACTGACACAGACTGGGACCCTACTCTGGGCCCACCGGGGCTCCATGGAACCCACACCAAGCTGAGTGCCCTGTGCTGAGCCCAGGGCTGTGTCCAGGGCCAGGTCCTGCCTGGGGTCCCTGTTCTGTGGACATGCCACTGGGTAAAGCCCGCCTCCCTTCCATGTGCCGTGGCCCTGGATGACCCAGATGGGCGGGCCAGGGGTTGTGCAGGTGAGGACGCCTCCTCTCCCGGGCTTTCCCAGCAGACTTTGCCCTGAACCACCTGCTTGAGTTTCGTGGTTATCACTTCCTGCTCCAGGCATAGCAGGCAGTGCTTCCTCAGTGGGAGCCGAGTCCTACTCAGTCCTGATCCTGGATCTTCTCTCTcgccatcctccctccctccctaggcCTGGGCAGCCTTGGGGGCGGCAGAGCTTCTGGGGTGAGTATGGAGATGCCGGTGCTCTGAGAGCAGATTGTGAGGGAGGGGGCCCGGCGGGGCAGGGCTTCCTGAGCGGGAGGCAGGATGCGGCCAGAGTGAGCTGGACAGGCCCGGCCAGGCCAGGGCCAAGGCTCTCAGGTGCTCCAGGCCCTTTTCTCTCcgtctctatctctctgtctctgtctccgtctccctctctcccttcataAGTATGCCTTGCTCAGTGTGCCATGTACGcctcttttagttttactgaattttttctcttccctgatgTTTAACAGATGTAACCTAGCTTTTACTGCCGTTTGAAGTGAAGGGAAAAGTCACTTTGTTCCTGGGGACACTTTGAGTTTTTATGACCACAACACGTGGCCTAGGACATGGCTGCTCCATCAGAGGAAGAGTCTTTTCTAGTTGAGAGGACAAGCTTTGGGGGCAGTCCCGGGAGTACTCAGCTCTGCCGCTCGGGGGCCCTATCCGTCTCCAGGGTTCTGGCTGCGGCCCCGGGGGGGGTCCGGTCTGTGCAGCGAACTTCAGGCCATTCCTCTCTGATTCCTGGCAAGTACGCGCTGCGTCTGCCCGGAGTATGGCCTGGGAGGCTG from Physeter macrocephalus isolate SW-GA chromosome 2, ASM283717v5, whole genome shotgun sequence encodes the following:
- the CAPN10 gene encoding calpain-10 isoform X2 — translated: MRAPARELFRDAAFPASDSSLFSSFSTPLAEFREEITWRRPQEICAAPQLFADCAPEGQVKQGLLGDCWFLCACAALQKSQHLMDQVFPPGQPSWLDQTYRGSFTCRVWQFGRWVEVTIDDRLPCLAGRLCFSRCQREDVFWLPLLEKVYAKVYGSYEHLWAGQVADALVDLTGGLAERWNLKDMAGTGGQRDRPRGAERRTCRQLLSLKDRCLLSCSVLSPRTGTGALGEFHAFIVSDLQELRGRAGQSILLLRIQNPWGRRCWQGPWREGGEGWSRLESAAQSELLSQLQEGEFWVEEDEFLREFDEVTIGFPITEAGHLRSLYSGRALCRTQELPGAWVKGQSAGGCRNNSGFPSNPKFWLRVCEPSEVYMAVLQRPQLRTAGHPGRDYQAVGLHVWKVEKRRVSLPRALSAPPVAGTACHAYDREVHLRCELAPGYYLAVPSTFLKDVPGQFLLRVFSSGRVSLSAIQPAAQSAAPREALPAGEWETVRLRGSWRVGRTAGGSRNFASYPSNPRFPLSVPEGAGPRCVRITLRQHCRDHEGLPIGFHVFQVPADGGGQDAPSLLLQEPLLSCVPHCYAQEVSRLCHLSRGTYWIVPSTYLPDTEGAFTVTVETRIDRRSIHSQEMLGQLLKEASFVAVMKA
- the CAPN10 gene encoding calpain-10 isoform X1, with protein sequence MRAPARELFRDAAFPASDSSLFSSFSTPLAEFREEITWRRPQEICAAPQLFADCAPEGQVKQGLLGDCWFLCACAALQKSQHLMDQVFPPGQPSWLDQTYRGSFTCRVWQFGRWVEVTIDDRLPCLAGRLCFSRCQREDVFWLPLLEKVYAKVYGSYEHLWAGQVADALVDLTGGLAERWNLKDMAGTGGQRDRPRGAERRTCRQLLSLKDRCLLSCSVLSPRTGTGALGEFHAFIVSDLQELRGRAGQSILLLRIQNPWGRRCWQGPWREGGEGWSRLESAAQSELLSQLQEGEFWVEEDEFLREFDEVTIGFPITEAGHLRSLYSGRALCRTQELPGAWVKGQSAGGCRNNSGFPSNPKFWLRVCEPSEVYMAVLQRPQLRTAGHPGRDYQAVGLHVWKVEKRRVSLPRALSAPPVAGTACHAYDREVHLRCELAPGYYLAVPSTFLKDVPGQFLLRVFSSGRVSLSAIQPAAQSAAPREALPAGEWETVRLRGSWRVGRTAGGSRNFASYPSNPRFPLSVPEGAGPRCVRITLRQHCRDHEGLPIGFHVFQAGAPAPGRPGGVPADGGGQDAPSLLLQEPLLSCVPHCYAQEVSRLCHLSRGTYWIVPSTYLPDTEGAFTVTVETRIDRRSIHSQEMLGQLLKEASFVAVMKA